In a single window of the Nicotiana tomentosiformis chromosome 8, ASM39032v3, whole genome shotgun sequence genome:
- the LOC138897912 gene encoding protein FAR1-RELATED SEQUENCE 4-like, giving the protein MLVSKDLDLHTYIELLKSHSLFKGCRFIVDVSERVFGSTSTFEHVNTEAQQDNQDKCQQMMEIDVVEAQPITEEVLQTFDSIQVEGQSIIEIDNEQALGIQVLESAAVIEEVAEKTSTQLTRRSLNSKQKESSTTILRENASLDEIKVGSIFDKKKSIINCFLNIVIKGHFEFKAVRSSSTRYSLKCNDDRCGWCVSAFRIKDSTLFKIVKIEKNHDCSVNTMKADQRHATSKLISVYIIENLRDPRFEVTPAFVMAEMQKLHGLDIGYHKAWRAIQRASGLIRGTPEENYELLSSYLYMMKSKNPGTYTNIKIDDNNRFLYMFYAYGSSIDGWNHFSKDANNQIFSLAFGIAESENNNSYEWYFSELRNAIGNRDNLIFLSDRHQSIAHGIAKVYPESHHGICIYHLEHNLKRRKVKSEVIKLFQSASRVYMRKEFDLYMLDIGKVDKKTFD; this is encoded by the exons ATGCTTGTATCCAAAGATTTAGATCTTCACACATATATAGAGTTACTAAAAAGTCATTCACTCTTCAAGGGCTGTCGTTTCATTGTTGATGTTTCGGAAAGAGTTTTTGGTTCTACAAGCACCTTTGAACATGTCAATACAGAAGCTCAACAAGACAATCAAGACAAATGCCAACAGATGATGGAAATAGATGTGGTTGAAGCTCAACCAATAACTGAAGAGGTGCTTCAAACATTTGATTCTATTCAAGTGGAAGGACAAAGCATTATAGAGATTGACAACGAACAAGCTTTGGGTATTCAAGTCTTAGAGAGTGCAGCGGTAATAGAAGAAGTTGCTGAAAAAACCTCTACTCAACTAACTAGACGAAGCTTAAATTCGAAGCAAAAAGAATCCTCAACTACAATATTAAGAGAAAATGCTTCGTTAGATGAAATAAAAGTGGgatcaatatttgacaaaaaaaaGAGTATAATTAACTGTTTTTTGAATATAGTAATTAAAGGACATTTTGAATTTAAGGCTGTTAGATCAAGCTCAACAAGATATTCGTTGAAATGCAATGATGATAGGTGTGGGTGGTGTGTGAGCGCTTTCAGAATTAAAGATTCAACACTATTCAAGATAGTAAAGATTGAAAAAAATCATGACTGCTCAGTTAACACTATGAAAGCTGATCAAAGGCATGCAACTTCAAAGTTGATTAGTGTTTACATTATTGAAAATCTTCGAGACCCAAGGTTTGAAGTTACACCAGCCTTTGTCATGGCAGAAATGCAAAAATTGCATGGACTAGACATTGGTTATCACAAGGCGTGGCGTGCTATTCAACGTGCTTCAGGTTTAATAAGAGGAACTCCAGAAGAGAATTATGAATTATTGTCTTCATACTTGTATATGATGAAAAGTAAAAACCCGGGCACATACACTAACATAAAGATAGACGACAACAACAG GTttctttatatgttttatgcATATGGATCATCAATAGATGGTTGGAATCATT TTTCAAAGGATGCAAATAACCAAATATTTTCACTAGCCTTTGGAATTGCAGAATCTGAAAATAACAATTCCTATGAGTGGTACTTTAGTGAGCTTCGCAATGCAATTGGGAATCGtgacaatttaatttttttatcggaCAGGCATCAATCTATTGCACATGGCATCGCAAAGGTATATCCTGAAAGCCACCATGGGatttgtatctatcatttggagcATAACCTAAAGCGAAGGAAAGTGAAAAGTGAGGTCATAAAACTTTTCCAAAGTGCTTCAAGAGTATACATGCGCAAAGAATTTGATCTATACATGTTAGATATAggaaaagttgataagaagaCTTTTGACTAA